The Microcaecilia unicolor chromosome 3, aMicUni1.1, whole genome shotgun sequence nucleotide sequence CTGGCAGCAGAAGAATGCAACTACATGATGACATTGGACAGAGCCAACATACCGGAGTACTACTCTAGCTTAAATTCAAATTTTTACTGTTCCAGGAATGTGCAGGGACTCCAGCGCAAATAGAGCCTGCCAGCATATCGAGATCAGGTCTACCATAGCAGCCTGCATGGAGCACAGAAATGAGTACCAGAGTTGTATGGCTTCAATGAGGATAAATTATGCTATGTCCCGAGTCTTGAGAAGTGTTCTGTTTATCGGAGGAAAAGGCATGCAGCAGGCCCCTGTCCAATGGTATGGCAAAGGCATCACAAGCATACCTGCGCACTTCTAGCTAGATAAAGCAGAGTGTTTGAGACTCTGCATTCATTCGGGCTTTGAACAGATCGATGGGAGGCTGGCCCTGACATTTACATCAAGGGACCATTCCTGAGGGTCCAGCTGCAGTTTAGGGAGTCAGTGAGCTGGTTGCATTTTTCTGGGAGATAAATGACTTGTATGTAGACTGGAATGGTCAAGGCCAGGCAACAGAGGTGGAGAGCTTTGTGACATAGTCGATGGGATCCCATGctgccctgcttgttgacataatacatagCTACTTGGTTGTCAGGTTGGATAAGAAGGTCCTTGTGCTGGAGCGAGAGAGCGAGCCGCATCGCATTGAGCTCCAGGTGACTGATGTGGAGGCCTGCTTTGAGTATGGACCGCATGCCTTGAGTCTTTAATCTGAAAAGATGAGCTCTCCGGTCTGGGATGGATTGGTCATAAGGGTCAGCTGATGGAATGGTGAAAGGGCACTCGGAGAACAGATTGCAATATACACACCACCACAGGAAGGCCTGCTTGATGTTCAGCCGTACAGCGATTCAGATGGTAGCGTGGATGAGGTAAACTGATCTCAGTGTGCATGGCAGGCTCTCTTCATCTGGGAGTCCTCACACATACCTGGAATAGTAAAATTTGAATTTATGTTAGGGGAGAGCTCTGGCATGTTAGCGCTGGTAGATGACATCACAAACTAGCGTGGCTGCATTCCTGTCTGTGGAGAACTTCAATTCACACCCTATCACACAGCCCCCTCTTTGACCCTCTAACCTCATGCACCGTCTCTCAGTACTCCATATGTTaccctgagaccccccccccccccccccaaaaaaactgaaATCCATGAGACCTCTCCTGGCATTAAAACTGTTTTAATGTCATTTTACTCCAATGTAAATACAGTTACCAAGAAAATAAAAGAGGAAATGTAGCAGACTCACGCATACAAATATTTAATAAGCAGGTCCTTAACTGGCGAGACTGATTAAAGTACATTCACCGTGGTTTACAATCGCCAGCAAAGACAGGAGTCACAGACTCTTCCACTCACCAACATATCAAAAGATGCAGGAGTCAGGAAGAAAGTTAGTGGCCCACACAAATCTGGACACAAATGCTGTCTTACAAAGAAACAGCAAGAACACATGCATTGCTCCAGTGATACAAGTCCCTGTGTAAGAATAGTGCTATTGGGTAACTCTTACGATTGCCACCTCAGCTTGTTAACTTCATATAAAGTTGCTGCAGAGTGGTGACAGAATACAAAGTATAGGCTGTGTTTCGCCCCTGAATGACAGCATCAGACAGAAGTGGTCCTGTCATCTGATATTACAATACTAAAGCCTGCATTTTCTGTGAGTGGGGAACTTCACTGCTTTAAAACTGCTTAGAGGTGAAGCTAAAACCTGACAAGTCACATAACTAATATCTTTTTTATTCTTTGTCAATGGTAGGCCACTGTCAGCTCCTAGGGAACTGGGCATTCTTGTAAACAAATAACCCGAGACAAAGATGGAAACTCTCTTTTACCACTGTCTGCAGTCACACAAGAGCAGGATTACTAACCATTCAGATGCATTCTGGGACTTACTGTGCTTTACTAAGGCTACTAGTCCCACAATTCATTAGCCAGAACACATCAGTCATGGCCTGAAATTCCAACATGGCCATAGCAGAACTGCtaccaattaaaaaaacaaaacaaaacacatttctGCATGCTGTTTCTGTATTTTGGTCTTTCTCCTAAGTCATATATACTGTGAAGTATTCCATGGCTTGTATTTTAGAATAAAAGGTGTACACCTCTTCTTATATCATACCCCCACGTTTTAAAATCCTTCTGCTGTTTGGGGCTCTGATGACAATCAGCAAAACAGTCCCATTTCACCTCCATTTATAAGAAAGGTAGCTGTAATAAAAGGTGCACACCGtttattcaaaataaaaatgtaaaatccaTAAAGGCATATAATCAGAACAAAAAAACAGAGAATGAAGAATAAGACCAGTAGGGGAATGACAAATTAGGCAAGATGATATCTCAAGTCAGCAAGCTGTCGTTTCTAAGGTGAAAGTGTCAGTAGTGTATGCCCTGTTTCTCAAATGGTATATAGGGCATCTTTCAGCTCCCTCTATAGGGGCACCCCACAATTGATGTGCAAGAGATCACTGGGGGCAATATATACCAAGGCAATAAACACAAAAACAAGAGTGTTACAGCTGCACCACACATTCTCTTATCGAAAAGTAAACTGATCCATCCATACACCCTATTGTTTCCATCTCCTCCCATCCAATTTACCCCTCCCCAAATACGAAGTGAGACTGTTAACAGGTGCCCTTGCAGTCCTTTCTTGCTCTGCACTTTAGGGTGTGATCTTTAACAGGAATCTGAGCAGTTTCTGCTGGGCAGAGGTTTCATGAGTTCGTGATGGGGGAGAGTCACACTGAACCAGGATCCGCTCACTGACATTGAGAGAAGGGAGtctccactctctctccctcccccttggtGTCTCAGCTTGGGAGCTCAGTGTTGCATGGGCTCCGGGCTACTGCCGGGCTCTGCTTTCCTGGGGCTATGATCCGCACCCTGGCGAGCTCCTTTTCTGTGGCCCCGGACACAGTGCGAATTGCCACAGCCCTCTTCATCCTCACTCTCTGAAGAACTTTCACCAAATGCCCGAGGCTTCTCGTAGATACAGCAACCTATCCCCGAGGGGCAAGAGAAAGCAGAGGGTAAGTAGAGGAAGGACGGCAGCAGAGGTATGTGTGAAAAAAAAGTCACTGAAGAGCAAAAAGAGAGGATCAAAGATACAAAGGGACAGAGAACAATAAAAAGACATATTATGAACATTAGCAGAAACCTTGACAGAAATGTAATCTAATGGATTTCTTAATGCACGGTTTCCAAACTGTGAGTTGGGACTCCAGATGGGATCACAAAACATAAGTTTGGGGTCATGACCTAGGTGGGTTCTGCATCATATTCTGTACCTCAAggaggtcacacaattttatttggccagaATTATGGGGTCAAAGCCTCATCCAAccaacttaagcctcctttctgGCAGGGACCTACAGTTTTATCTTCTATTACCTGATTTGTAACTTGCCTTAATTAAGGGATAGAAAGGCAGACAATTAAATCCAGGATTCAAATCAAACCAGCAACACTCAGGCCCACTTCTTAAACTACTGTGACAGGACATATAGATGTGAAGTTCGGATTGTCAGAGCTGTTGCTGCTATAGCTACTCTACAGtggctgtaacatagtaacatagtagatgacggcagaaaaagacctgcacggtccatccagtctgcccaacaagataaactcatatgtgtataccttaccttgatttgtacctgccttagtcagggcacagaccgtacaagtgtgcccagcagtatttcccgcctcccaaccaccagtcccgcctcccatcaccggctctggcacagaccttataagtctgccctccactatcctcgcctcccaaccaccaacccctctttcccccacctgctccgccacccaatttcggctaagcttctgaggatcccttccttctgcacaggattcctttatgtttatcccacgcatgtttgaattccgttaccgttttcatctccaccacctcccatgggagggcattccaagcatccaccaccctctctgtgaaaaaatactgtgCATTTGTATATGCATTTATAGGAAGGTGGCAGGCAAAGAATGGCACGACTGCTGCCTGGCGTGTTATGCTGGGGTAGTttgtatgtgatttttttttttttggggggggggggggcagagattgCACTGCTTTGATTCATACTGTACCTGCTCTACAATCTTACATTACATTAGTCTTACATGCCTCAACATCCTCTATAGTTCTGTGCGGACCACAAGATAACCAACACACTTATCTGggaaactaattaaaaaaaggcccgtttctggaagaaatgaaacgggcgctaggataatgatccccccccccctccctctgtccgttctccgagttccagtcccccatcccccctccgatttccagacctCCCTTCCCCCGTTCCAGACCCTCCCcgcaccccctccaaaatcgccaccccccctctttcagtctcacagacacgtccttgcgatgcctccaccccgacactggccccgcccgtccccctacgtgcacgtcttcccccctccaaaatcggcaacccccctctgctaccctccctccctcttactggggtcccagcggcagcagtgaagagcaagcaggctcggcgagtctgctgccttctcttcgctctcagctctgactctggtcccgccctcatttcctgtttccgcaagggccgGACCTGAGTCAGAGCTGAGGGtgaacagaagggaaggcagcaggctcgccgagcctgctcgcccttcactgctgccgctgggaccccagtaagagaggggaggggaggttgccgattttggaggggggggggaacgacatcTAAAGTGTTGAAGCTGGTGCTCGAGATTGTAGTCACGCGCTTCCCGCCTCAGTGGTCCGCTAAAGTTTTGAAACGTCTCTGCCCGCCAGTCCGCTAAAGTTTTGAAGCAGCTCCTCAAGATTGTGGTCGCGCGCTTCCCGCCTCCCTGGGCCATGAAGCTGCTCCTCGAGATTGTGGTCGCGCGCTTCCCGCCTCCCTGggccagtgacgtcaggagatcaGGATGTGGTTATGATCGCAGGTAGCCTCATCAGAACGTTGGcagagcaaattattatagtagagaacAATATAACAGATTAAAAACTATAATTAACGTACACTTTGCTCAAATAAAACTGCTTTAACGAAAcatcaaatactactactactaaataaatagaaattgAGTGAATAGTTGctgggagagaattccacaaaGAGGCAGCTTGATAAGAAATCAAAGCAGAAAGCTATCTAGAGTACTTAACCAGCTTAATTGATGAAAACTGTACGGAAACCTGTCCTCTTAACAACTGTCGACCCAATCGAGGAAAGGAACCCACCATATAAACGGCAGATTTCCCTGCAAAAACCTCAACACTAATGTACATAACTTAAAATGAGATCTTGCAATAAATGGTATACTATATTTTTATAAATTGCATTGTCTAACAGATTCCTCCCTTTTCATGGAGAAAATAACCCTAATTGCCAAATTTTGTATTGTTTGCAACCTTCTCATTAGTGATTTAGTGCAGCCTGTATAAACAATGTTGCAATATTCCATCTTTGAAAGCAACGACTGCACTATTCATTGAAAAACTTCCAAGTTCAAAGAACTTCAGTATAGATCTTAACTTTCTCAGTAATAAAAAAGAATGTTCCACCACCTTATCTACGATTAGCCATAGTCAATCGACTGCTCACTTCTACTCCTAAAACTCTTGtaacaaaatcaaaattaaacTGCATATTGGCAATAAAGTTTTCCTTCCCTGCACATCTCTAGGGGATCCCAACCATAAAGATTTTTTCCTGAATTAGGTTTAAATCGAGAGTCCATTGCCCAACTCTCAATGACACAAAAACATTCTTAAATCCTATCTAACGTATTCTTGTGATCTATAGAAGCTGGCAACAAGATTGTATTATCtgcataaatatattttttaaaaacccacttTCAACGGTTTTCAAGTATTCTCCCTAAAGGCTGTAACAAAACATTAAATGACAACGGCAACAGGGGGCTCCCTGCGGCACCCCACATTCAGACACCCAAACATGCGATAAAATATCCTGCATCTTAACTCTACAAATACTACACCTGTAAGTCCAATACTATccaaaaaatgcaataaaatcgTATGGTCCACCAAATCAAAAGTGGTTGATAAATCAAATTGGATTATTGAATTTTGCCCTCGACTCAACAATTGCCTACACTGTGCAATCAGTGCCCTTAAAATGGTTTTAGTACTATACATTTTTCGAAACTCTGATTGTGAATAATGCAATATATTAAATTCAGTGTGGGGGTAAGCTTTGCTGCTGGAAGGTAGAGGAGAGAACAGAGAAAATGGTAGAGGTGCTCACATTTAGAAGACCTTCTTCCCATGTGCTCATTATCAACTGTGTCACTTGACCATTCCACCTTCTTATCAGGCTTCCGTTTGCGCAGTTTGATCGTTAAACTGCGATTCTCCTAAGAAGGGGGAACAATGAGGGGCGAGGTGGTCCAGggaacgagagagagagaaaggagaagacaggggaagggaaagaggagacaaTATTTCTTTATTAGCGATTTCTTATCTGGATAGAATTACCAGGAATATACAATGCTCTACAGAGACAGAAGACAGTTCCTGCTTCCtaaagctcacaatctaatataCAGACTCGCAAACAAACACACTAAAACATGCTGGGGCAAGTGTCTGAGTTAAAGCATTGGAGCCAGCTGCAAGAACTGAGCCCTCTCAGATTGGGGCTAGATTTACTAGAAGTGTGCTATCACATTACCGTGCAGTacagcaagactaccactagggatcacaGCTGTCAGTTTGAACATAGGCCAGTGAAGGAGTAGAAGAATTTGGAGATTGGTCCTGCCTTTCACCACTAACCCATCAGGGACACCCCGCTAAGTGCAGGGCAGAATTGTGGGgagaataatattttttttttaaatataagcaGGAGGCCTGTTGTAACTAGATGCATCATGTGGATGCATTTACTGTCTCCTCTCGAGCAACTATAAATAaagctgtaccaaatatttgtattcaattctATTTGACTCCACCTACATTATTTCTTTTCGGCTGaacagtgatttaaattcaaatacgaataatccggggctctactgtgctaaatcctactgaaataaacacttgatctcagatttcacattgcttcttttattatttgttataaacgctcaatgcccattatttgtactcggctgaataatatttttcatattCGGCTGAAAATTATAATATGCTACTCGGTACAGCTCTAGCTCTAAGTATACCCAGGCTACCTGCAGTGGTGACAGCAAAAATAGTAACTTCCATAGCTGGCCATTCTCCACCCTTCTTCCACCTCCTGTCACAGCAAACTGTTAACACTGTGGCTCTGCAGTAATTCAAAGGGTAACTGCTTActgtgctttagtaaacaggccccttaatGTGTGTTTGGGTGCACTGTGCAGAGACGCACCTTAGTTAAGTCTAGCCCTCTCAGAGCTAGGATAATGGGCAAAGTCCTGCTGAAGAGGGGAGAGTCCTATGAAATTAGGTGTATCAGACTCTCTCTAGGGTGGACATTTCTCTGCTAGCCAAGCAGGGGCAATAAACAATAAATACCACCAAAAATAAGAACAAGATTTAAGTACTGCAGCCATTCCAGCTATGTGCCTATCTGAAGATGAAGTCTACAGCAATTGTTTCAGAGCCAAATCATTTGGTTCTAAAACAGTTCtgagctgatgatcagaagcaaacgcaggcgctagaggctgttagtgccacaCTAGCATCTGCGTTTGCTGCTGCCATATGTGATCAGAGTCCCcgagcacatgaaacaacgcgcttgcgggctctgaacgcaactagaaAGCAAATGcacgcaaaacagggctcttagaacaagcagtatgcaaatgcatgttaaaacctattcatccccaatgatcagcgaccagcgtgccaaagattggctcactggccatggcaaaccctacaccagctcgaaGCTGGTGTTAgcgtttgcagaccattggggaggaatggtgaggcctgttcagcatgcatttgcatgctagcaggcccccattcccccaaatgcagcagccccccgcaAGGACCCtgacccaaccccaccccccagtgacagggggaCCTTCGATCCCCCGACCTTGGGACAGGGAGGTCggagggaccggaggtccaccaaacctccagcccccatttcgcTTGGCTTGGAGCGGGgctagttggggtctggtggacctccagcccctgtgtttgacaggtctgtgcTTTTGagagctcagacctgtcaaacaagtgcaggaggattgtctatgatcagagagaattgcgtgcttaaagccccgtgctgttccagcgctatttggaacagcgcggggcttctgatcatctgcccattaatGCAGTGGCATGGAGAGCTGGGCTCAATTCTCACTGTACCTTCTTGTGACTccaagcaagtcacttaaccctccattgcaccaggtacaaaatcaATAGCAGtacataatatataaactgctttgattacaacaacagaaaggcagtatatcaaatcccatctacAGCTCCTTTTGGAGCTATTCATGCATTCACAGCCTGGAACTCACATATGCAGAAAAGTAGCACTGTTTTCTTTGCAAATTTTAATTTTACAGTTTCAGGAATTCCTCTTGAAATGGATCACTTGCTATAGGCAGGATTTTGTAAGCCTGTCTTGAAGACAacacagccgggggggggggggggggggggggggggggggggggggtgggggggggggggggggggggtgggggggggggagaggttcagATTGATCGTGCAGTGAATAGCAGCGATGGACTGTTGTATTTATGTATTAGTATTGATCGCGATTTGGTGTTTCATTAATTTATTGTAACTTGCAGTGAATGGTGGGGTTATTTGACAGTGGTGTAATCAAGAAATATTAATATGCATGGACAAATGTGCAAAGCCACAAGGCCTGTGGGGTCCCAGGACACGTTTCGGAAACACGAGCTATAGGGGTGCAGGCCAATAacccaagttcagtcctcaaggacCACAGCAGACACTACGAAGAACTATGCATGAGGAGGGATGTAGTGGGCagacaaatctctcatgcatagttAATAAACAGTATTCTGAAACCTGCCTAGTTGCAAGTTCAAGGACTGGAAACTGTGACAAGCCTGCCTATAGTTACTTAAATTCCCTGCACATAATGGACAATGGAATTTTCTTTTCTTACAACTGATGCTTGCTGGCACACTGATCGTTGCTTTATGCTAGCTGATAGAGCACCTTGGAAATCACACTCTGTATTGCTGCAAAGGAACATTTTATGATAACCCTTCAACCTGAAACAGTCCCTTATTCAAGGGCACAATGCTGAGGGAAAGACTACCCAAATGCATTCTTTTCATACCTCCTCATTGAGCTTGGAATAcaataaattttaaaatttacACATCCCCCAATATCTCTGTAATGTCTACAGAGCACATCAACCAAAGCTACACTAGAAAAAGAAGTTCATATCTATGACAAGTTTCAACAGGATGAAGGTCCCAGAGACAGTGCAGGGCACGGTGTTTCAGTCCCATAAGCCTGCAGCTTAAGTAACTCACCATCTTAAGAGTTACATCAATGGTTATCTTTGAAACCTGAAGAAAGTGGAAACGAGCAGAACCTCAATCCATTAAGTTATCTATACTGGTATTCCTTAATAATAGGTGTTTTTGAAGGATGGTCTGTTATTAATAGCCTCCTTCAATTCACCTTTTCATGATAGTGGCTCTTTGGTCTTCTTTCTGTCTTTTTAATACTTGAGATACATCTGGGCATCCaatattgtatttttaaataatatccATAAAGATTCTGTAAACAAGTGGAATATGATACTAAACTGTTGTTCATTAGATTTAATGCTACATATTACTGATAGGAGCAAGCAATAACTGGCAATTCAAAGAGAGATAGCAGAGCAAGAAATAAATCGACTGAAAATGGCACAAGGAACAGAACAGTTCGAAAAAATTATAAAGAGTCTTTAGTGGTCGTAGATAAATATAAAGATCAcatgaaaaagcaaaaaaaaataaaaaatggata carries:
- the PPP1R11 gene encoding E3 ubiquitin-protein ligase PPP1R11 yields the protein MAESTATVGPSSATVTETTVTEPENRSLTIKLRKRKPDKKVEWSSDTVDNEHMGRRSSKCCCIYEKPRAFGESSSESEDEEGCGNSHCVRGHRKGARQGADHSPRKAEPGSSPEPMQH